A window of the Isosphaera pallida ATCC 43644 genome harbors these coding sequences:
- a CDS encoding WD40 repeat domain-containing protein, translating to MTRFPRNWSTWPERGRRPPFVLGLGLLILWAASSSGCGPGQPEPIDPLTVSDRPATTQPNVTTEPSDFEPPQTQASRRFQAADDPPGSPPDDDDPDGVGPRLRVIAVGINQTDPPDPAIPARPDAESAARAFAAWMADDLGWQGDRLLRMSPRDPDPPLDRRASLGFLRPTRANLDWAVTAWAARDLRPGDWVWIHFVGQPGWVGPRGLEPLQTAQPNPNPAPTAASSPRAVLIASDTRSDHAETAWMPAPALAELARRGARVLLVVDASSHTADQSDPSLLRWMESVAIHPHISVWMTQTPITASPSSDEPRTNSLVAALRRATQGRTGPISPAELLARVRMDPSWRTQGRTLWSVGAVPFDVSLRPSALNALEPPRPLPQRGHSDAVTALAWTPDDRFLMSGSHDSTLRVWRVEGSGELTLSRVWADPINGVTDLALSWDGVSLIGGDLGRRVQVHRLGSDAVFNLAEPPAHESGIVQVGVLPDGTRGLSLDDRGELRLWTWNTDGKAAVPSRKLADRIRRFALIDPRRKRGGEFPAASRRIVGALVGEEEVHLLESIDNSSDAAAAEIRLRRLSELDSSVIAFDEVLTLAIAPDGSALGGIDQEGSVWLIDLTGGSESASQPRVTRLSGLPPALDLLLDQEGGFVAAGGQAWRFGPAGQPGTPRPLRTGADSAAGESKERGETAARKLTRLRISPDERWLVGLTETATPLVWRWDHCNGKATPITVETPHFSSAVAARALAVGSSRLAVGDRLGGLWVWSLEEATPDAGAGLSGNRPGAARLQARLTAWRPAQGDGIVTLRASRDGSRVVLIRQDGTAWLVEPTLGRTRLLPGVWSAGTMSETGELLALVDRRTGAIERVEIQADQTRLETLANTEGSDWFAVSIAPDGRRIAGTRRDTPEISVWDGATGRLLANLDLQRQSPPLGMIFVANDRLTVIDAKGAVLVASGEETPDGVLQFEVVAQADLDLFDDERSVWVAAWTGPASGNQGSPPLLALLAEPQSETLPTETNHARDLFVWERLDATPEPLRRLGATTLEPLDLAVVNQGNAVVVVGERGRIEVWDRSRGGRSERGRQPGWRHDGAVRTVAAWPFSNGFATAGDDAAIRLWSVETSKPLGMILPQGDTCQDWLALTPDGRFDGPDSMHSIMRFRQFDENDLIAPPHLERRFHAPGLLADLLAGQSFPDRPTLRRWGSPPAVRLAVVPAGPNTLSPNEVTLEAWIEPAGPTPQLLHNGTPIDAMEPSSEQPGRFFKRVNLIAGSNLFQVIARTHDAGGLDGMSEPVFIDHPQTENQTDAEGRRHVVAVGINATNFRPPLKHAVRDARSMARVLNQTTREGKRGEMILLTDEAASSSAIFEALEQVARACRNRPQDTVALVLVGRLAWVEGQMVLPLTPSLDAELGDVVQLGDLIARLEGMAALQRWLMIDGCAVPGMDTETWRRAFVQAVTPARLGWLLAIAPEPDARESDRLGHGLLTAAALLCLDRDGRETASSEVARWRELVAEAPKAASLEPDRNGDGLLDTLELRDAIQAWRAVLTGTLAQTEPVDRSSLRLWGAGGAGGTPTGLTVADRFPLVRLSNPRGRPPGQEEAEPKPSPPAPGR from the coding sequence ATGACGAGGTTTCCAAGAAACTGGTCAACGTGGCCAGAGCGGGGGCGGCGTCCGCCGTTCGTGTTGGGTTTGGGTTTGCTCATCCTGTGGGCCGCGTCATCAAGCGGTTGCGGACCGGGACAGCCCGAGCCGATCGACCCTCTCACGGTTTCCGATCGACCCGCGACCACCCAACCCAACGTTACGACCGAGCCATCCGACTTCGAGCCGCCTCAAACGCAAGCAAGCCGGCGTTTCCAAGCCGCGGACGATCCGCCCGGTTCCCCCCCCGATGACGACGATCCCGACGGCGTTGGCCCCCGTCTGCGGGTGATCGCGGTGGGAATCAATCAGACCGACCCACCCGACCCGGCCATTCCCGCCCGTCCCGACGCCGAATCGGCCGCCCGCGCCTTCGCCGCTTGGATGGCCGACGACCTGGGCTGGCAGGGCGATCGGCTGCTGCGGATGAGTCCCCGCGATCCTGACCCGCCGCTGGACCGTCGGGCTTCGCTCGGTTTCCTACGCCCTACTCGCGCCAACCTTGATTGGGCCGTCACCGCATGGGCCGCCCGCGACCTGCGCCCGGGCGATTGGGTCTGGATTCATTTCGTCGGTCAACCCGGCTGGGTCGGACCACGCGGCCTGGAACCCCTCCAAACCGCCCAACCCAACCCCAACCCCGCACCTACAGCGGCGTCCTCACCTCGCGCCGTGCTAATCGCCTCCGACACCCGGTCCGACCACGCCGAAACTGCTTGGATGCCCGCTCCCGCGTTGGCCGAACTCGCCCGACGTGGGGCACGGGTGCTGCTCGTGGTGGACGCCTCGTCGCACACTGCCGACCAATCCGACCCGTCGCTCCTGCGTTGGATGGAATCGGTCGCAATTCATCCCCATATCAGCGTCTGGATGACTCAAACACCCATCACCGCGTCTCCTTCGTCCGACGAGCCGCGGACCAACTCGTTGGTCGCTGCGCTGAGGCGAGCTACCCAAGGACGAACGGGCCCCATCTCTCCCGCCGAACTGCTAGCGCGGGTGCGAATGGACCCTTCCTGGCGCACACAAGGACGCACGCTTTGGAGCGTCGGCGCGGTCCCCTTCGACGTGAGCCTAAGACCATCAGCCTTGAACGCGCTGGAACCGCCTCGACCCTTGCCACAACGCGGCCATTCCGACGCGGTGACTGCCTTGGCGTGGACCCCCGACGACCGCTTTCTCATGAGCGGCTCGCATGATTCGACCCTTCGCGTCTGGCGTGTGGAGGGGTCTGGCGAGTTGACACTGAGCCGAGTCTGGGCCGATCCCATCAATGGCGTGACTGATCTCGCGTTGTCATGGGATGGAGTCAGTCTGATCGGGGGCGACCTGGGCCGCCGAGTCCAGGTTCACCGTCTGGGAAGCGACGCGGTCTTCAACCTCGCCGAACCTCCCGCCCACGAATCCGGGATCGTCCAGGTCGGGGTTTTGCCCGACGGCACGCGCGGCTTGTCACTCGACGATCGCGGCGAGTTGCGGCTCTGGACCTGGAACACCGACGGCAAAGCGGCGGTCCCCTCACGCAAGCTGGCCGATCGAATCCGCCGGTTCGCGCTGATTGACCCGCGGCGCAAGCGCGGCGGGGAGTTCCCGGCGGCTTCCCGGAGAATCGTGGGAGCGCTCGTTGGTGAGGAGGAGGTGCATCTTCTCGAATCCATCGACAACTCATCCGACGCAGCTGCGGCAGAGATCCGTCTGCGTCGTTTGTCGGAATTGGACTCAAGTGTGATCGCCTTCGACGAGGTTCTCACGCTGGCAATCGCGCCCGACGGCTCGGCTCTAGGTGGGATCGACCAAGAGGGAAGCGTCTGGTTGATCGACCTGACCGGCGGCTCGGAATCGGCGAGTCAACCCCGCGTGACGCGACTCAGCGGCCTGCCTCCCGCCTTGGATTTGTTGCTCGATCAAGAGGGGGGATTCGTCGCCGCGGGTGGTCAAGCCTGGCGTTTTGGACCCGCCGGCCAACCCGGAACGCCCCGCCCTCTTCGAACCGGGGCTGATTCCGCGGCCGGGGAGAGCAAAGAGCGGGGTGAAACGGCGGCCCGAAAACTCACACGCCTGCGAATCTCACCGGATGAGCGCTGGCTGGTCGGTCTGACCGAAACGGCCACGCCGCTGGTCTGGCGTTGGGACCATTGCAACGGCAAGGCGACCCCCATCACGGTGGAGACTCCCCATTTCTCCTCCGCGGTCGCCGCCCGAGCGTTGGCCGTGGGTTCCTCTCGACTGGCGGTGGGCGACCGCTTAGGAGGCTTGTGGGTCTGGTCTCTGGAGGAGGCCACGCCCGACGCAGGGGCGGGTCTCTCAGGCAACCGTCCGGGGGCCGCGCGGCTCCAAGCGCGACTGACGGCCTGGCGACCTGCCCAAGGAGATGGGATCGTCACGCTGCGGGCCAGCCGCGACGGCTCGCGCGTTGTGTTGATCCGCCAGGATGGAACCGCTTGGCTCGTCGAGCCGACGTTGGGACGAACCCGCCTCCTTCCCGGCGTCTGGTCGGCGGGCACCATGAGCGAAACCGGCGAGTTGCTGGCTCTGGTGGATCGGAGAACCGGCGCGATTGAACGTGTGGAGATTCAAGCCGATCAGACACGCTTGGAGACGTTGGCGAACACCGAGGGGTCAGACTGGTTCGCGGTGTCGATCGCGCCGGATGGCCGTCGAATCGCCGGAACGCGGCGAGACACGCCCGAGATTTCTGTCTGGGATGGAGCTACGGGGCGTTTGCTGGCCAACCTCGACCTTCAACGTCAATCGCCGCCGCTGGGGATGATATTCGTCGCCAACGATCGCCTAACCGTGATCGACGCGAAGGGTGCTGTTCTGGTGGCTTCAGGTGAGGAAACACCGGACGGCGTTTTGCAATTCGAGGTGGTCGCCCAAGCCGATCTCGACTTGTTTGACGATGAACGCTCGGTTTGGGTTGCAGCCTGGACTGGCCCTGCGTCAGGAAACCAGGGATCGCCACCGTTGCTGGCATTGCTCGCGGAACCCCAAAGCGAAACGCTTCCCACCGAAACCAACCACGCCCGCGACCTCTTCGTTTGGGAACGTCTCGACGCCACCCCGGAGCCGCTCCGCCGTCTTGGCGCGACGACTCTTGAGCCGCTGGACCTGGCCGTGGTCAATCAGGGCAACGCGGTGGTGGTGGTGGGCGAACGAGGCCGCATCGAGGTGTGGGATCGAAGTCGCGGCGGTCGCAGCGAACGGGGACGCCAACCAGGTTGGCGTCACGACGGGGCGGTTCGAACCGTGGCCGCCTGGCCGTTCTCCAACGGATTCGCCACCGCGGGCGACGACGCGGCGATTCGTCTCTGGTCGGTCGAAACCTCCAAACCGCTTGGGATGATCTTGCCTCAAGGCGACACCTGCCAGGACTGGTTGGCGCTGACGCCCGACGGCCGATTCGACGGCCCCGACTCCATGCATTCGATCATGCGGTTTCGTCAATTCGACGAGAATGACTTGATCGCTCCGCCACATCTGGAACGGCGGTTCCACGCCCCCGGGTTGCTCGCCGACCTGCTGGCGGGCCAATCCTTCCCCGATCGACCGACGCTGAGAAGATGGGGCTCCCCTCCGGCGGTTCGCCTCGCTGTAGTCCCCGCTGGCCCGAACACTCTCTCGCCAAACGAGGTGACGTTGGAGGCCTGGATCGAACCCGCCGGGCCGACGCCTCAGCTTTTGCATAATGGAACCCCCATCGATGCGATGGAGCCATCATCCGAACAACCCGGCCGTTTCTTCAAACGGGTCAACCTCATCGCAGGATCGAATCTGTTTCAAGTGATCGCCCGCACACACGACGCGGGTGGACTGGATGGGATGTCCGAGCCCGTCTTCATCGACCATCCCCAAACGGAGAATCAGACCGACGCGGAGGGTCGGCGTCACGTCGTGGCAGTGGGAATCAACGCAACGAACTTTCGCCCACCGCTCAAGCACGCGGTCCGCGACGCGCGAAGCATGGCGCGGGTGTTGAACCAAACCACCCGCGAGGGAAAACGCGGCGAGATGATCCTGCTGACCGACGAGGCCGCGAGTTCTTCGGCGATCTTCGAGGCGCTAGAGCAGGTCGCGCGGGCTTGCCGCAACCGCCCACAAGACACGGTGGCCTTGGTGCTGGTCGGACGGTTGGCGTGGGTGGAGGGCCAGATGGTTCTTCCCTTGACGCCGAGTCTCGACGCAGAGTTGGGCGATGTGGTGCAGTTGGGCGATCTGATCGCTCGGTTGGAAGGGATGGCTGCGCTCCAACGTTGGTTGATGATTGATGGATGCGCGGTTCCGGGGATGGACACCGAGACTTGGCGACGGGCCTTCGTTCAAGCGGTCACGCCCGCCCGATTGGGTTGGCTGCTGGCTATCGCCCCTGAACCCGACGCGCGGGAGTCGGATCGCCTGGGTCATGGACTTCTCACCGCCGCCGCCCTGTTGTGTCTCGACAGAGATGGTCGTGAGACGGCGTCGAGCGAAGTCGCGCGGTGGCGCGAGCTTGTCGCCGAAGCCCCGAAGGCCGCATCCCTCGAACCCGACCGCAACGGCGACGGTCTGCTGGACACGTTGGAACTCCGCGATGCGATCCAAGCTTGGCGCGCGGTACTAACCGGCACGCTTGCCCAAACCGAGCCGGTGGATCGAAGCAGCCTTCGCCTCTGGGGAGCGGGAGGGGCAGGGGGCACGCCCACGGGCCTCACGGTCGCGGATCGGTTTCCTCTGGTAAGGTTGTCGAATCCAAGGGGCCGGCCTCCAGGTCAGGAGGAAGCCGAACCCAAACCCTCCCCGCCCGCACCTGGGCGTTGA
- a CDS encoding Rieske (2Fe-2S) protein, whose translation MGLEATNHTLHHREGWRPTSVVWANLKEGDVTRLEPVAGWTVALVRHGDQPVILSDRCPHAGGSLGRGWVEDGELVCPLHRWRFRLPDGGCSNIPGERVERFNAQVRAGRVWVRLPPDLEAGPLDSTTLPEETDPRP comes from the coding sequence ATGGGTCTCGAAGCCACCAACCATACGTTGCACCACCGCGAGGGTTGGCGTCCCACGTCGGTTGTCTGGGCCAATCTCAAGGAAGGGGACGTGACCCGCCTGGAACCCGTCGCCGGTTGGACCGTGGCTTTGGTTCGTCACGGGGACCAGCCGGTGATCCTAAGCGATCGTTGTCCGCACGCCGGCGGCTCGCTGGGTCGTGGGTGGGTGGAGGATGGCGAATTGGTTTGCCCCCTGCACCGTTGGCGGTTTCGCCTCCCTGATGGAGGCTGTTCCAACATTCCCGGCGAGCGTGTCGAACGATTCAACGCCCAGGTGCGGGCGGGGAGGGTTTGGGTTCGGCTTCCTCCTGACCTGGAGGCCGGCCCCTTGGATTCGACAACCTTACCAGAGGAAACCGATCCGCGACCGTGA
- a CDS encoding ABC transporter permease subunit — MMGLHRALLVKNLSESRWLLGLSGLALFALSMISVYASHLQQQELEQLRELAETQARSMESDQTAIPTDEEINAALGRENASRLRRLASRLRNLETPKFEIPPPAEIEIRFWQTPGVLLPFILWAIARGSIAVAGEIERGTLDLVMSRPVSRFDYLAVQVSSFLVGMLILLTLLVGGNLVGSSVFPTTPPTTLAQLLKASANLAALTWTIYGLTLMCSCYDLVRWRPNLIAASFTLVSSVTAALAQIRSLKEFKPYLENTSIFSAYDPLDAVKEAEYLGNSLVILGGLGTLFVALAFVLFLHRDLPSNS; from the coding sequence ATGATGGGCCTCCATCGCGCTCTGCTTGTTAAGAACCTGAGCGAGTCCCGTTGGCTTCTGGGACTCTCGGGCTTGGCCCTGTTCGCGTTGAGCATGATCTCGGTTTACGCCTCGCACCTGCAACAACAGGAACTAGAGCAGCTCCGCGAATTGGCTGAGACCCAGGCTCGGTCGATGGAGTCGGATCAGACGGCGATTCCTACCGACGAGGAGATCAACGCGGCTTTGGGTCGGGAGAACGCCTCGCGTCTGCGACGCCTCGCCAGCCGCCTCCGTAATCTGGAAACCCCCAAGTTCGAGATTCCTCCTCCTGCCGAGATCGAAATTCGGTTTTGGCAAACCCCGGGCGTATTATTGCCCTTCATCCTGTGGGCCATTGCGCGGGGTTCAATCGCCGTGGCGGGCGAAATCGAGCGCGGGACGCTGGACCTCGTGATGTCCCGGCCGGTGAGTCGTTTCGATTACCTCGCGGTTCAGGTGAGTTCGTTCCTGGTAGGTATGTTGATCCTGTTGACGCTTTTGGTGGGCGGCAACCTCGTGGGGAGTTCCGTGTTTCCCACGACCCCACCCACCACCCTCGCCCAACTCCTGAAAGCCTCCGCCAATCTCGCCGCCTTGACCTGGACCATCTATGGTCTTACCTTGATGTGTTCCTGTTACGACCTAGTCCGTTGGCGGCCCAACCTGATCGCCGCCTCCTTCACCTTGGTCAGCTCAGTGACTGCGGCGCTCGCGCAGATTCGTTCGCTCAAGGAGTTCAAGCCCTACCTGGAAAACACCTCAATCTTCTCGGCCTACGACCCGCTCGACGCCGTCAAGGAGGCCGAATATCTGGGCAATTCGCTGGTCATTCTGGGAGGTTTGGGAACCCTTTTCGTCGCGCTTGCGTTCGTTCTGTTCCTGCATCGCGACCTTCCTTCCAATTCCTGA
- a CDS encoding peroxiredoxin-like family protein, producing the protein MPCRDHLVQVAERFEELAQRGVVIAVSFADGWRIDAFRAERDWPMPIVSDPERRLYHAFGIDRLPWWRVWTPGVLARSAVLIARGYRPRRPTEDIYQGGGNVVLDGRGQLVWRRVGRGPDDRPSVETLLDAMKRAQTRSST; encoded by the coding sequence CTGCCTTGCCGAGACCACCTGGTTCAGGTGGCGGAGCGATTTGAGGAGCTCGCTCAGCGAGGCGTGGTGATCGCGGTCTCGTTCGCCGACGGCTGGCGAATCGATGCGTTTCGGGCCGAGAGGGATTGGCCGATGCCCATCGTCTCGGATCCGGAGCGGCGGCTTTATCATGCCTTTGGGATCGATCGACTACCCTGGTGGCGGGTCTGGACGCCGGGCGTTCTTGCACGCTCGGCGGTCCTGATCGCGCGGGGATACCGCCCGCGCCGGCCGACCGAGGACATTTATCAAGGGGGGGGAAACGTGGTTCTAGATGGACGGGGGCAGTTAGTTTGGCGGCGGGTGGGGCGGGGACCGGATGATCGTCCCAGCGTCGAGACCCTGCTCGACGCGATGAAGCGTGCCCAAACCCGTTCCTCAACCTAG
- a CDS encoding ABC transporter ATP-binding protein, with amino-acid sequence MSLDSVERDAVLVTRGLTKTYGSVRALRGVSLEVKRGEIFGLLGPNGSGKTTTIRILLGMLRATAGEARIAGLDSWTQSVEVRRLVSFLPGEIRLFGHFTGRRMLRFLSRLRDGVPYEAAVALAEGPLGLGPALDRKVRGYSTGMKQKLALAQAFADPVEILILDEPTSALDPSARALVLDLVRQARQRGQTIIFSGHVLSEVEKVCDRVAIMRTGRLLWVEDLAHRRRGYRLLLLRFADPQSVPTSWPEHLELQLREWVDPRTVLMEHRGAPPPLLDWLAQTPLIDLAIGTDDLQSLYDRYHGPNALSDDEVEDYNPWRSLPSHHGTARPNGANTNIPREDLVA; translated from the coding sequence TTGAGTCTCGATTCGGTCGAACGTGATGCAGTCCTCGTCACGCGCGGGCTGACCAAGACTTATGGTTCGGTTCGGGCGCTGCGCGGGGTGTCGTTGGAAGTGAAGCGGGGCGAAATCTTCGGCTTGCTCGGTCCCAACGGTTCGGGCAAGACCACGACGATCCGCATCTTGTTGGGGATGCTCCGCGCCACGGCGGGCGAGGCGCGGATCGCAGGTCTGGATAGTTGGACTCAGAGCGTCGAAGTGCGGCGCCTGGTGTCGTTTTTGCCGGGGGAAATCCGCCTGTTTGGCCATTTCACCGGCCGGCGGATGCTCCGCTTCCTCTCGCGTCTGCGTGACGGGGTGCCGTATGAAGCCGCCGTGGCTTTAGCTGAAGGCCCTTTGGGTTTGGGGCCGGCCCTGGACCGCAAGGTACGCGGCTACTCGACCGGCATGAAGCAGAAACTGGCCCTGGCTCAGGCATTCGCAGACCCGGTCGAAATTCTGATCCTCGACGAACCCACCTCGGCGCTGGACCCTTCGGCCCGTGCCTTGGTGCTTGATCTCGTGCGTCAGGCTCGCCAACGCGGCCAAACCATCATCTTCTCCGGTCACGTCCTTTCCGAGGTCGAAAAGGTCTGCGACCGGGTGGCGATCATGCGTACCGGGCGGCTCTTGTGGGTCGAGGACCTGGCCCACCGCCGCCGTGGTTACCGCCTGCTCCTCCTGCGGTTCGCCGATCCCCAGTCAGTCCCCACCTCCTGGCCGGAGCACCTGGAACTCCAACTCCGCGAGTGGGTCGATCCCCGCACTGTCTTGATGGAACATCGAGGCGCTCCTCCCCCCCTACTCGACTGGCTGGCCCAAACCCCCCTCATCGACCTGGCGATCGGAACCGACGATCTCCAAAGCCTTTACGATCGCTACCACGGTCCTAACGCCCTCTCTGACGACGAGGTCGAGGACTATAACCCCTGGCGCTCCCTCCCCAGCCACCACGGGACCGCCCGTCCCAACGGTGCCAACACCAACATCCCACGCGAGGATTTGGTCGCATGA
- a CDS encoding YdjY domain-containing protein, with protein MTMTMGMVIWLVVGGSVEEPVSAVEQLRPPAFRAAQPQPPETDPLSTAGGFVMPDDAAARAVEVSDRDGFKPNPKWKPLGQALWFDPAEKRLILRAEVCLREGALEHLLCLRRTKEHESILTTPATPKLIQAGLLLTGAEPGGVVRYEPKFRPPHGTAMAIDLEWKDDQGRLQRQPAQTWVRSLKGDLLHEDWVFAGSSTYTDRETGKTYFGGDEGDLITVVNFPTAILDLPIASSASDQDRVFEANTPAIPPKGTPVTLYLRPKTVAATSSPSNPKPAADPANPTPNDKDQRD; from the coding sequence ATGACAATGACGATGGGGATGGTCATTTGGCTTGTGGTAGGTGGATCGGTCGAAGAGCCGGTCAGCGCGGTCGAGCAACTGCGTCCGCCTGCGTTTCGAGCCGCCCAGCCACAACCCCCCGAGACGGATCCTCTCTCCACCGCCGGCGGCTTCGTCATGCCGGACGACGCCGCGGCCCGCGCCGTGGAAGTTTCCGACCGCGACGGCTTCAAGCCCAACCCCAAGTGGAAACCCCTCGGTCAAGCCCTCTGGTTCGATCCGGCGGAGAAGCGGCTGATCCTTCGCGCTGAAGTGTGCCTCCGCGAAGGAGCGCTGGAACATCTGCTCTGCCTCAGACGCACTAAGGAGCATGAGTCAATTCTCACAACCCCCGCCACCCCCAAACTGATTCAGGCCGGTCTGTTGCTCACCGGAGCCGAACCCGGCGGAGTGGTGCGCTACGAACCGAAGTTTCGCCCTCCCCACGGCACTGCCATGGCGATCGACCTCGAATGGAAGGATGACCAAGGACGGTTGCAACGTCAGCCCGCCCAAACCTGGGTTCGGAGTTTGAAGGGCGACCTTCTCCACGAGGATTGGGTCTTCGCAGGCAGTTCCACCTACACCGACCGCGAGACCGGCAAAACCTACTTTGGAGGAGACGAGGGGGACCTCATCACCGTGGTCAACTTTCCCACCGCCATCCTCGACCTACCGATTGCCAGTTCCGCCAGCGACCAAGATCGTGTCTTTGAGGCCAACACCCCCGCGATTCCTCCCAAGGGCACTCCCGTCACGCTCTACCTACGTCCCAAAACCGTGGCCGCGACCTCGTCACCCTCGAATCCCAAGCCCGCCGCCGACCCCGCTAACCCCACTCCCAACGACAAGGATCAACGGGATTGA
- a CDS encoding helix-turn-helix transcriptional regulator, whose translation MLGDMGFSENLRQICALRGIDQGTLAEKVNVSKSSMSRIWNGNQEPKIKLAYEMAKILEVPLDRLVSEEGVESQGYFEHLTEEEMQLLRIVRRLGLQEAFKRLLMIGGTAPTGSVGDPEGRDEGGGETRPASRTV comes from the coding sequence ATGTTGGGCGACATGGGATTTTCAGAGAACCTGAGACAGATTTGCGCGTTGCGCGGAATCGACCAGGGGACGTTGGCGGAGAAGGTCAACGTGTCCAAGTCGTCGATGTCTCGCATCTGGAACGGCAACCAGGAACCCAAGATCAAGTTGGCCTACGAGATGGCTAAGATTCTGGAGGTTCCGTTGGACCGTCTGGTAAGCGAGGAAGGGGTGGAGTCTCAGGGCTACTTCGAGCATTTGACCGAGGAGGAGATGCAGCTGTTGAGGATCGTTCGACGCCTCGGGCTGCAAGAAGCGTTTAAGCGGTTGCTGATGATCGGGGGGACCGCACCGACTGGGTCGGTCGGGGACCCCGAAGGACGCGACGAGGGAGGGGGGGAGACCCGACCTGCGTCCCGCACGGTTTGA